One Campylobacter sputorum subsp. sputorum DNA segment encodes these proteins:
- a CDS encoding STT3 domain-containing protein: protein MIVLAVCFGIFCRFYWVVWASAYPHFIWNDQLMISTNDGYAFAEGTRDMIAGFHQPNDLSYYGSSLSTLSMWLYNILPFSLETILLYMSTFLSPLLAVPLILIGKELNASKAGFIAALLAIIANSYYNRTMSGYYDTDMLNITLPMMVFWSITRLVQRKERVNLIFIPVFMAIYGWWYPSSYSLLLAMIGMFFLYTIVFERYEKLNYEAMVFMILAITSFSIQIKFIIVIVLYALIYFYQRFFDKKVIFALIMASLICFIWLGGLNPILFNIKFYIFRDIADSGDAVFKFFNVNQTIRESSAIDFNTVVTRISGHLIVFLVSIIGYILFIKNNKILLLTLPILFLGLMSFKSGLRFTIYSVPVMALGFGYFVMYCFAKIDIKDRFLGYVFLFVVTFSALYPSLKHIYDYKVFPVFTHSEVESLDNLKNIAKREDYVLSWWDYGYPIRYYSDVKTLIDGGKHLGSDNFAVSFALGSDQNSSANMARLEVEYTEKNYEEKFGLNLKKMMKDYNATNVNEFLLSLKDENLTLPKQTRDIYYYLPDRMIYIYPIVLDFSRLDLTTGQEFAQPFFMVSERFSATNDNQIMLNNNVILSNDGTKLSINGNSYSVNTYVETSYDQNEKLNVNYFNIDPNSNFYVIFMKDYLRILVLDKTLYDSAYIQLFVLENYDKNLFEPVILNGSTKIYKLKK, encoded by the coding sequence ATGATTGTTTTAGCTGTTTGTTTTGGGATATTTTGCAGATTTTACTGGGTAGTTTGGGCTAGTGCTTATCCGCATTTTATATGGAATGATCAGCTTATGATAAGCACAAATGACGGATATGCATTTGCTGAGGGCACAAGAGATATGATAGCTGGTTTTCATCAACCAAACGATCTTTCTTACTATGGCTCATCTCTTTCGACGCTTAGCATGTGGTTATATAACATTTTGCCATTTTCATTAGAAACTATACTTTTGTATATGAGTACATTTTTATCTCCACTCTTAGCTGTGCCTTTGATACTTATAGGTAAAGAACTAAACGCTTCAAAAGCGGGTTTTATAGCTGCACTTCTAGCTATTATTGCAAATAGTTATTATAATAGAACAATGAGTGGATATTACGATACGGATATGCTAAATATCACTCTTCCTATGATGGTTTTTTGGAGCATAACAAGACTTGTTCAAAGAAAAGAGAGAGTAAATTTAATATTTATTCCGGTTTTTATGGCGATATATGGATGGTGGTATCCATCTTCTTACTCACTATTACTTGCCATGATTGGAATGTTTTTTTTATATACCATTGTTTTTGAAAGATACGAAAAACTAAACTATGAAGCTATGGTTTTTATGATTTTAGCAATCACAAGCTTTTCTATACAAATTAAATTTATTATAGTTATTGTTTTGTATGCTTTAATCTATTTTTACCAAAGATTTTTTGATAAAAAAGTAATATTTGCATTAATTATGGCTTCGTTAATATGCTTTATATGGCTTGGCGGGCTAAACCCTATACTTTTTAACATTAAATTTTATATATTTAGAGACATTGCAGATAGCGGTGATGCTGTTTTTAAATTTTTCAATGTAAATCAAACAATAAGAGAAAGTTCTGCGATAGATTTTAACACAGTTGTAACTAGGATTAGCGGGCATTTAATAGTATTTTTGGTATCTATTATAGGATATATTTTATTTATAAAAAACAATAAAATTTTACTACTAACTTTACCGATTCTGTTTTTGGGTCTTATGTCATTTAAAAGTGGTTTAAGATTTACAATATACTCAGTTCCAGTAATGGCTCTTGGTTTTGGCTATTTTGTTATGTATTGTTTTGCAAAAATAGATATAAAAGATCGTTTTTTAGGTTATGTGTTTTTATTTGTTGTAACATTTAGTGCATTATATCCATCTTTAAAACATATTTATGATTATAAAGTATTTCCTGTTTTTACACATAGCGAAGTTGAAAGTTTGGATAATTTAAAAAATATTGCAAAAAGAGAAGATTATGTGCTTTCTTGGTGGGATTATGGTTATCCGATCAGATATTATTCAGATGTAAAAACTCTCATAGATGGAGGAAAACATCTTGGAAGTGATAACTTCGCCGTTAGCTTTGCACTTGGAAGCGATCAAAATAGCTCTGCAAATATGGCAAGATTAGAAGTTGAATATACAGAAAAAAATTATGAAGAAAAATTTGGATTAAATTTAAAAAAGATGATGAAAGATTATAATGCTACAAATGTTAATGAGTTTTTATTATCATTAAAAGATGAAAATTTAACTCTGCCAAAGCAAACAAGAGATATTTATTACTATTTACCAGATAGAATGATATACATATATCCGATAGTGCTAGATTTTTCTAGACTTGATTTGACAACAGGGCAAGAATTTGCCCAGCCGTTTTTTATGGTTAGTGAGAGATTTTCAGCTACAAATGATAATCAAATAATGTTAAATAACAATGTCATATTAAGTAATGATGGCACTAAATTATCGATAAATGGCAACTCTTATAGTGTAAATACATATGTTGAAACAAGTTATGATCAAAACGAAAAATTAAATGTAAATTATTTTAACATAGATCCAAATAGCAATTTTTATGTGATTTTTATGAAAGATTATTTGAGAATTTTGGTTTTAGATAAAACTTTGTATGATAGTGCGTATATTCAACTTTTTGTATTAGAAAATTATGATAAAAATTTATTTGAACCAGTGATTTTAAACGGATCAACTAAAATTTATAAACTCAAAAAATGA
- the pglJ gene encoding N-acetylgalactosamine-N,N'-diacetylbacillosaminyl-diphospho-undecaprenol 4-alpha-N-acetylgalactosaminyltransferase translates to MKKIAVFIYSMAGGGAERVVSNLLGELIKKYEVHLIIMNDRLYYDIPNEVNTHFIEKSAPFENGIKKLLKLPFLGLKYKKLCNKLGIDIHFVWMNRPCYIAGFARIFGLKGAMIFNECSTPSVLYKEKNLKSFISKTLLKFLYPKADLIMPNSLGNLIDLEQNFGIKKDKMWVLYNAIDMQTITKLSNEEIDKNLNKPFFLSVGRLDSGKNHSLLIRAFSKLKNDKFDLVILGEGVLKNELQNLIKELNLENRVHLMGFEKNPYKYMSKCYAFVFVSLFEGFSNALIEALACGKFIISSDHKSGARELLGDDEWGVLVPVNDELSTQNAMQKAIDDESFVKTYEQKAKTRAMFFDKVKITNELIQKIEETHKNMA, encoded by the coding sequence ATGAAAAAAATAGCTGTTTTTATCTATTCTATGGCTGGTGGTGGGGCTGAGAGAGTTGTAAGTAATTTGCTAGGTGAGCTTATAAAAAAATACGAAGTTCATTTAATTATTATGAATGATAGGTTGTATTATGATATACCAAATGAAGTAAATACTCATTTTATAGAAAAATCCGCACCATTTGAAAATGGCATAAAAAAATTATTAAAACTTCCATTTTTGGGCTTAAAATATAAAAAACTTTGTAATAAACTTGGAATTGACATACATTTTGTATGGATGAATCGCCCTTGTTACATTGCTGGTTTTGCTAGAATTTTTGGATTAAAAGGAGCTATGATATTTAACGAATGCTCAACACCATCAGTGCTTTATAAAGAAAAAAATTTAAAATCATTTATAAGTAAAACTTTGCTTAAATTTTTGTATCCAAAAGCTGATTTAATAATGCCAAATTCACTTGGAAATTTGATTGATTTAGAGCAAAATTTTGGTATAAAAAAAGACAAAATGTGGGTTTTATATAATGCTATTGATATGCAAACCATAACCAAACTTTCAAATGAAGAAATAGATAAAAATCTCAATAAACCATTTTTTTTAAGCGTTGGTAGGCTTGATAGTGGTAAAAATCATTCTCTTTTAATAAGAGCTTTTTCTAAACTTAAAAATGATAAATTTGATTTGGTTATATTAGGAGAGGGTGTATTAAAAAACGAACTTCAAAACCTTATAAAAGAGTTAAATTTAGAAAATAGGGTGCATTTAATGGGCTTTGAAAAAAATCCTTATAAATATATGAGCAAATGTTATGCTTTTGTATTTGTTAGTCTTTTTGAGGGCTTTTCAAATGCTTTGATAGAAGCACTTGCGTGCGGAAAATTTATCATATCAAGCGATCATAAAAGTGGTGCAAGGGAGCTTTTAGGCGATGACGAATGGGGTGTGTTGGTTCCTGTTAATGATGAGCTTTCTACACAAAATGCTATGCAAAAAGCAATAGATGATGAGAGTTTTGTTAAAACTTATGAGCAAAAAGCTAAAACAAGGGCTATGTTTTTTGATAAAGTTAAAATCACAAATGAGTTAATCCAAAAAATAGAAGAAACTCATAAAAATATGGCTTAA
- a CDS encoding glycosyltransferase yields MKILFVIAALRNGGAERVLQVLANYFIKNSEVCIAILEKDDGLYKFDKSVKFINLNVYENSSKFDKYIKLRKCFKNENPDVIISFIDWTNVACAIANFGLNYKLIATEHNSHEFLQSKIFTFIRNVAYRRVDALTLLTKSDLNYYSKFVKNCVIMYNPFFADFPEISEKENIILSVARLEKVKGYDVFFDALSKTDKSLLKDYRILIAGDGSLRDVLEKKAKKLSLNIEFLGHITDIKEIYKKAKIFVLASYSEGLSNVLIESAFYECVRISSKTAGGVELIEDGKTGFLFDIGNSDELAKKLEMAILKEDLGKLIIKNTKATLENFKTENITKKWENLIENLVEKK; encoded by the coding sequence ATGAAAATTTTATTTGTCATAGCAGCTCTTAGAAATGGTGGAGCAGAGCGGGTGCTTCAAGTTTTAGCAAATTATTTCATAAAAAATAGTGAAGTTTGCATAGCTATTTTAGAAAAAGATGATGGACTTTATAAATTTGATAAGTCTGTAAAATTTATAAATTTAAATGTTTATGAAAATAGTAGTAAATTTGATAAATATATAAAATTAAGAAAATGTTTTAAAAATGAAAATCCAGATGTCATAATAAGCTTTATAGACTGGACAAACGTAGCTTGCGCTATAGCAAATTTTGGGCTAAACTATAAACTCATAGCAACAGAGCATAATTCTCATGAATTTTTACAAAGCAAAATTTTTACTTTTATAAGAAATGTAGCTTACAGGCGAGTTGATGCATTAACACTGCTTACAAAAAGTGATTTAAATTACTACTCAAAATTTGTAAAAAATTGCGTCATAATGTATAATCCATTTTTCGCAGATTTTCCAGAAATATCAGAAAAAGAAAATATAATTTTAAGCGTAGCAAGACTTGAAAAAGTAAAAGGTTACGATGTTTTTTTTGACGCTCTTTCAAAAACAGATAAAAGCTTACTCAAAGATTACCGCATTTTAATAGCAGGAGATGGCTCTTTAAGAGATGTTTTAGAAAAAAAAGCTAAAAAACTAAGCTTAAATATCGAATTTTTAGGTCATATAACAGATATAAAAGAAATTTATAAAAAAGCTAAAATTTTTGTGCTTGCTTCATATAGTGAAGGACTTTCAAATGTGCTAATAGAAAGTGCATTTTATGAATGTGTTAGGATTTCTAGCAAAACAGCTGGGGGAGTTGAGCTTATAGAAGATGGCAAAACTGGATTTTTATTTGATATAGGAAATAGCGATGAACTTGCTAAAAAACTTGAAATGGCTATACTAAAAGAGGATTTAGGCAAATTAATAATTAAAAATACAAAAGCTACTTTAGAAAATTTTAAAACTGAAAATATAACAAAAAAATGGGAAAACCTTATAGAAAATTTGGTGGAGAAAAAATGA
- a CDS encoding glycosyltransferase family 2 protein gives MDKFDKSLISIIVPVYNVEDYLKECLNSIINQTYKNLEILLIDDGSSDKSGEICDEFAKNDSRIKVFHKQNGGQSSARNLGLDKSKGDFISFVDSDDVLGENFIQKLYDMASKFQTKMSMISFQAFSQNRLNTDIAQTNSSEKILSSKELLKAICTAHLSFSPCIFLYKREIFDDLRFPEGRIYEDIFISFDVIHKAQNIAYSDTKYYFYRIREGSTVHSFSQKNLIAVDSVQRFTNLIKQNYKELTNEANYALCSSMFDTSIGILRSKSSEFYPKIYEFSNLIKKKLFSVFMVKTKYFKKKILIILLAIHPLLLKVVFKIYKGLR, from the coding sequence ATGGATAAATTTGATAAAAGCCTAATAAGCATTATAGTTCCTGTTTATAATGTTGAAGATTATCTAAAAGAGTGCTTAAATTCCATCATAAACCAAACTTATAAAAATTTGGAAATTTTACTTATAGATGATGGTTCAAGCGATAAAAGTGGCGAAATTTGCGATGAGTTTGCAAAAAATGATAGTCGCATAAAAGTTTTTCACAAGCAAAATGGTGGTCAAAGTAGTGCTAGAAATTTAGGTCTTGATAAATCAAAAGGGGATTTTATAAGTTTTGTTGATAGCGATGATGTGTTGGGAGAAAATTTCATACAAAAACTTTATGATATGGCAAGTAAATTTCAAACAAAAATGAGTATGATAAGCTTTCAAGCATTTAGTCAAAATCGACTAAATACCGATATAGCACAAACAAATAGCTCTGAAAAGATTTTAAGTTCAAAAGAGCTTTTAAAGGCAATTTGCACGGCTCATCTTTCTTTTTCGCCATGTATTTTTTTATATAAAAGAGAAATTTTTGATGATTTGCGTTTTCCTGAGGGTAGAATTTACGAAGATATTTTCATATCTTTTGATGTTATACATAAAGCTCAAAACATAGCTTATAGCGATACAAAATACTACTTTTACCGCATTAGAGAAGGCTCAACCGTGCATTCATTTAGTCAAAAAAACTTAATAGCTGTTGATAGTGTGCAAAGATTTACAAATTTGATTAAGCAAAATTATAAAGAGCTTACAAACGAAGCTAATTACGCACTTTGTTCGTCTATGTTTGATACAAGTATTGGTATCTTAAGAAGCAAATCAAGCGAGTTTTATCCTAAAATTTATGAATTTTCTAATCTTATCAAAAAAAAACTATTTAGTGTTTTTATGGTAAAAACAAAATATTTTAAAAAAAAGATTTTGATTATACTTTTAGCCATTCATCCGCTTTTATTAAAGGTAGTTTTTAAAATTTACAAAGGCTTGAGATGA
- a CDS encoding glycosyltransferase family 4 protein, producing MKICFIISTLSKGGAERVMSVLANHLSKEFDITIFKFDSMPPFYDILPDVKVVSANLSVENLGFFKNLTKRFEKFIVLRKFLKENKFDAVISFLDYMNILTLLANKDQRIFISEHTNHSFLKSKIWKILKRLTYPKSEALSVLTSYDLLYYKKFVKNVEIIQNPMFEFQKRDLKKENIILAAGRLEIFKGVDVFLKSLSLIDKNLLKNWKIIIAGDGVLRDELENLAKELNLKVEFLGFVKDIQTYYEKSKIVVVTSRAEGFCNILMESIFFDCARISTDCIAGPSELIKDNFDGYLCEVDDENMIANRLENLMKDEDLRDKFVQNANLRRDDFLVENIGKKWINLIKA from the coding sequence GTGAAAATTTGTTTTATAATCTCTACGCTTTCAAAAGGTGGAGCTGAGAGAGTAATGAGTGTCTTAGCAAATCATTTGAGTAAAGAATTTGATATTACCATTTTTAAATTTGACTCTATGCCACCATTTTATGATATTTTGCCAGATGTTAAGGTTGTGAGTGCAAATTTGAGTGTTGAGAATTTAGGTTTTTTTAAAAATTTAACAAAAAGATTTGAGAAATTCATCGTTTTAAGGAAATTTTTAAAAGAAAATAAATTTGATGCTGTGATTAGTTTTTTGGATTATATGAATATTTTGACACTTTTAGCAAATAAAGATCAAAGAATTTTTATAAGCGAACACACAAATCATAGCTTTTTAAAATCAAAAATTTGGAAAATTTTAAAGCGACTAACATATCCAAAATCAGAGGCATTGTCTGTTTTAACGAGTTATGATTTGCTTTATTATAAAAAATTTGTAAAAAATGTTGAGATTATACAAAATCCTATGTTTGAGTTTCAAAAAAGAGATTTAAAAAAAGAAAATATCATTTTAGCTGCTGGTAGATTAGAAATTTTTAAAGGTGTTGATGTTTTTTTAAAATCGCTTAGTTTGATTGATAAAAATTTGCTTAAAAACTGGAAAATTATAATAGCAGGAGATGGAGTTTTAAGAGATGAATTAGAAAATTTAGCAAAAGAGCTAAATTTAAAAGTTGAATTTTTGGGATTTGTAAAAGATATACAAACTTACTATGAAAAATCAAAGATAGTTGTTGTAACTAGTAGAGCCGAGGGGTTTTGCAATATACTTATGGAAAGTATATTTTTTGATTGTGCAAGAATTTCTACTGATTGTATAGCAGGACCAAGTGAGCTTATAAAAGATAATTTTGATGGTTATTTATGCGAAGTTGATGATGAAAATATGATAGCAAATAGATTAGAAAATTTGATGAAAGATGAAGATTTAAGAGATAAATTTGTGCAAAATGCAAATCTTAGAAGAGATGATTTTTTAGTAGAAAATATAGGAAAAAAATGGATAAATTTGATAAAAGCCTAA